Proteins from one Limanda limanda chromosome 4, fLimLim1.1, whole genome shotgun sequence genomic window:
- the LOC132999637 gene encoding cytochrome c1, heme protein, mitochondrial: protein MAALRVAVLSGTGRALLGSPRTIKPSKANMSFASLPRNKKLALTTLGVVTAGGAGLALMLHQAVKASDLELHPPQYPWSHAGPLSSLDHASIRRGYQVYKQVCSACHSMEYLAFRNLIGVSHTEEEVKVIAEEVEVVDGPDESGEMFTRQGKASDYFPKPYSNPEAARAANNGALPPDLSYIISARHGGEDYVFSLLTGYCEPPAGVDVREGLYYNPYFPGQAIGMAPPIYNEVLEFEDGTPASMSQVAKDVCTFLRWAAEPEHDQRKRMGLKLLLGSAIVIPLLYYMKRHRWSVLKSRKIAYKLPK, encoded by the exons atggcggcgcTACGAGTCGCGGTGCTATCGGGGACCGGGAGAGCCCTGCTCGGGTCGCCGAGGACCATCAAGCCGTCCAAG GCCAACATGTCCTTTGCCAGTTTGCCCCGGAACAAGAAGCTCGCCCTCACAACGCTGGGTGTGGTCACGGCTGGGGGGGCGGGGCTCGCTCTGATGCTGCACCAGGCCGTCAAAGCCTCTGACCTGGAGCTCCACCCTCCTCAGTACCCCTGGAGCCACGCCggacctctgtcctctctggaCCACGCCAg TATTCGCCGTGGTTACCAGGTGTATAAGCAGGTGTGTTCAGCCTGCCACAGTATGGAGTACCTGGCCTTCAGAAACCTGATAGGAGTGTcgcacacagaggaggaggtcaaggTCATCGCTGAGGAG gttgagGTGGTGGACGGTCCTGATGAGAGCGGAGAGATGTTCACTCGACAAGGAAAGGCGTCGGACTACTTCCCTAAGCCCTACTCCAACCCCGAGGCGGCTCGGGCTGCCAACAACGGAGCGCTGCCTCCGGACCTCAGCTACATCATCAGTGCAAG ACACGGAGGAGAGGACTACGTGTTCAGCCTGCTGACAGGATACTGTGAGCCTCCCGCTGGAGTGGATGTGAGGGAGGGGCTCTACTACAACCCCTACTTCCCCGGCCAGGCCATCGGCATGGCCCCTCCCATCTACAACGAGGTCCTGGAGTTTGAGGACG GAACCCCTGCCAGCATGAGCCAGGTTGCTAAGGACGTCTGCACCTTCCTGAGGTGGGCCGCCGAGCCGGAGCACGACCAACGCAAACGCATGGGACTGAAG CTGCTGTTGGGCTCAGCCATCGTCATCCCTTTGCTCTACTACATGAAGAGACACAGGTGGTCTGTGCTGAAGAGCAGAAAGATCGCCTACAAGCTTCCTAAGTAA
- the LOC133000139 gene encoding homeobox expressed in ES cells 1-like has protein sequence MASALVPRLVFSIDRILGSELERPGNCRKLHRPWTEVGAEKENRGNTLGSKQQQQHMTSHRSTSNWYVGRRPRTAFTSSQVNVLETVFQVSCYPGIQLREQLAGRLNLDEDRIQIWFQNRRAKMRRSLRETRLRLVQTAVADLGVRPQVEGQLKVKCDVGEEDLERLASHL, from the exons ATGGCGTCGGCTCTGGTTCCAAGATTAGTATTTTCAATTGATCGGATTCTGGGTTCGGAGCTGGAAAGACCGGGAAACTGTCGAAAGCTCCACAGACCGTGGACAG AGGTCGGAGCagagaaggagaacagaggaaacaCCCTCGGCTCTAAAC aacaacaacaacacatgacTTCTCACAGGTCGACATCCAACTGGTACGTCGGACGCAGACCACGCACTGCCTTCACCAGCAGCCAG gtgaATGTCCTGGAGACAGTGTTTCAGGTGAGCTGTTACCCAGGCATCCAGCTGAGGGAGCAGCTGGCAGGGAGACTCAACCTGGACGAGGACCGAATACAG ATCTGGTTTCAGAACCGACGAGCCAAAATGAGGCGTTCACTCAGAGAAACCCGTCTGCGGCTGGTCCAGACGGCCGTGGCCGACCTCGGGGTCAGACCCCAGGTCGAAGGTCAACTGAAGGTCAAATGTGACGTAGGAGAGGAAGACCTGGAGCGACTCGCCTCTCATCTCTAA